TCTCGACACTGGTGCCAGCCGCGCCATGGGCATCGCGCCGGGTTCCTGCGGCCACGCCAACTACAGCCGCGAACAGTTGACCGAGATCGTCGACGCCTACTTCCCGCACGGCTGGCCGATGGCGTGCCACGTCATGGGTGACGCCGGAATCGACACCATTCTCGACGTCTACGAGGAAGCACTACGCAAGCACCCGCGAACCGATCACCGGCTACGGCTCGAACACGTCCCGCTGATGCGCCCGGACCAGCTGCGGCGCGCCGCGGCGCTGGGCGTCACCGCCAGCCTGTTCGTCGACCAGATCCACTATTGGGGCGACATCCTGGTCGACGGCCTTTTCGGGCCCGAGCGCGGGGCGCAGTGGGCGCCGGCGGGTTCGGCCGTCGCCGCCGGAATGCGGATCTCACTGCACAATGATCCGCCGGTCACCCCCGAAGAACCGCTGCGCAACATCAGCGTCGCGGCCACCCGTACCGCGCCCAGCGGGCGGGTACTGGCGCCCGAGGAGCGGTTGACGGTCGACCAGGCGATCCGTGCGCAGACGCTGGACGCGGCGTGGCAGTTGTTCGCCGACGACGTGATCGGCTCGCTGGAGGTCGGCAAGTACGCCGACATGGTCGTGTTGTCGCAAGACCCGCGGACGGTCGCCCCCGAGGAGATCGCCGATCTCGAGGTACGCGCGACGTTTCTCGCCGGCCGGCAGGTGTACGGCCCGACTCTGGGCTGAGGCCGTCGACGGGTTCGCGAGCGCCGCGCGCCGCCGTTCAGCCCACCAGTTGGTCGGCGAGTTTCTCCAGCACGATGCGGGCGTAGCCCTTCCACATCCTGCCGAACAGCGGCAGCAGCGGTGCGCTCACGCCCGATTTGGGGTGCAGGGTCCACTGCCAGGCGACCCGGGTTCCCGTCCCCGCCGGCGCGAAGCTCCACTGGCCTTCCACCAGGCTGACCAGCGGCGCCAACGGACCCTTGATGTCGGTGAGCGTGTAGCTGAACGATCGCGGCGGGTCAACGTTGGTCAGCGTCTCGCGCACCAGGCCGCCGCCGACCATGGCGATGACACGGGTTTGGCCCGCCGCATCCCAATCGCCGGTTTGGTCCCGGACCTCCTTGATCGGCGGGATCACCCCATACCACTGAGAACAGATCACCGGCAGCGCTATCGGCAGCGTTCGACTGAAGGCGTCCTCGACGGTGACCGGTATTGCCCGCGATTGCTCGACTACGACAGAGCGTGTCAGTTGCCCATCCCCTTTATCTCGAGGTCGATTTGCGGACAACTCTAACCGCGATATCGGCCGGTGGTCACCGCGACAGCTCCGGTGCGGCCCGGGCGCTGATCAACGGCAGATCGAAGAAACTTTGGATGCCCGCCGGGGCGGCGCAGGTCGCAGGGATCGCGTTGACGCAGTGCGCCGCAGTGGCGACGATGCCCGGGTTGCTCCGCAGCCCGGCCGCCACGCTCTCCGGCTGCCACCCCTTGACGGTGACGAAGGTGTCGGGATTACCGCGCACCTCGATCTCGTAACGCTCCCCTGCCGGTCCGAAAGACCATGGCGGATCAAGGTTTTCGGACCCCATCAGCCAGTTGACGGTGATCTCGACCACCACTTCGTCCCCGACGAGCGCTTCCCAGTGAAACCGGCGCCCGGCAACCTGGCCCGGTTCGATGATCCCAATCGGCGAGTCTATCGGCGCGGTCGCAACGGCGACTTCCTGCGATGTGCGGATCTTGGGATCGGCGGCAAAGCCCAGACGGTCGACGCACAGCCGGACCGACTGCATGAACCCGCCGTCGAGCAGTTTCTGCATCGGCCCGGTCAGCGCGCTGTCCGGGGTGCCGCCGAAGCCCATCAC
The nucleotide sequence above comes from Mycobacterium pseudokansasii. Encoded proteins:
- a CDS encoding SRPBCC family protein, which translates into the protein MTRSVVVEQSRAIPVTVEDAFSRTLPIALPVICSQWYGVIPPIKEVRDQTGDWDAAGQTRVIAMVGGGLVRETLTNVDPPRSFSYTLTDIKGPLAPLVSLVEGQWSFAPAGTGTRVAWQWTLHPKSGVSAPLLPLFGRMWKGYARIVLEKLADQLVG
- a CDS encoding dihydrodipicolinate reductase, giving the protein MSLRVVQWATGSVGVAAIKGVLEHPELELAGCWVHSEAKKGKDVGEIIGTAPLGVVATNSVDDILALDADAVVYAPLLPSVDEVAALLRSGKNVVTPVGWFYPSEKEAAPLEVAAQAGNATLHGAGIGPGAATELFPLLLSVMSTGVTFVRSEEFSDLRSYGAPDVLRYVMGFGGTPDSALTGPMQKLLDGGFMQSVRLCVDRLGFAADPKIRTSQEVAVATAPIDSPIGIIEPGQVAGRRFHWEALVGDEVVVEITVNWLMGSENLDPPWSFGPAGERYEIEVRGNPDTFVTVKGWQPESVAAGLRSNPGIVATAAHCVNAIPATCAAPAGIQSFFDLPLISARAAPELSR